In Anthocerotibacter panamensis C109, the sequence GGGGCAAGAATGGCCCCATCCTGCGCGTCCTCTTCCACGCACCCACGCCCGCACAACCGCCCCGCGTTCCCCTGCCCACGCCACCGGCAGCACGCGCTCAGGATGCCACCGTGCTCCAGATGCCAGATTTTCAGCCCCCCGCAGCCATGGCTGGAGGATCAGCTGCGCCAGAAGCCACTGTGTTTCAATCGGGTGTGCCCACTTATTCCTCGCAGAACCCTCCTTCAGACGCCACCTATTTCCAGAGTGGTCCCCCGCCTGATGCGACCTATTTCCAGAGCGGGGCGCAGCCTCCGGCGGATGCGACTTATTTTCAGGGTGGGCCACTTTCGGGTGGACCATCGCCTACGGATGCCACATATTTTCAAGGCGGACCGCCCCCCGCTCCGGCGGATGCAACCTACTTCCAGCCTTCCAATTCCGCCCAGCCCGCTTGGAATCCTGCGTCCTCAGACCAGACCTATGTGCAGCCGCAAACCTTAGATTCCGACCGCAGCCCTGCCCCTGTCAATCCTCCAAAGACCGCCTCTATCCCCTCCAAGCGCTGGCTCTTGCTCATCCCGGCGCTGTTGATCGTGGGTGGGGGCGTCTGGTTCTTCTTCTTGCGCTAGCCAAAAAATTACAACGGGGCAATCTTTAAAAACTCCAGCTTCGGGTTGCGCGTTTTCATCTGATCCACTGCCCACTCATTCTTGAA encodes:
- a CDS encoding FHA domain-containing protein, which gives rise to MHLTIECLSGSLAGKQFRFDQPQITLGRGEQQKKDIDFADTDTTVSREHGLFLIREEQVFFTDQSRGGTFTPRGKLQGTTMELQSGDELRLGGKNGPILRVLFHAPTPAQPPRVPLPTPPAARAQDATVLQMPDFQPPAAMAGGSAAPEATVFQSGVPTYSSQNPPSDATYFQSGPPPDATYFQSGAQPPADATYFQGGPLSGGPSPTDATYFQGGPPPAPADATYFQPSNSAQPAWNPASSDQTYVQPQTLDSDRSPAPVNPPKTASIPSKRWLLLIPALLIVGGGVWFFFLR